The following coding sequences are from one Caloenas nicobarica isolate bCalNic1 chromosome 25, bCalNic1.hap1, whole genome shotgun sequence window:
- the SLC39A14 gene encoding metal cation symporter ZIP14 has translation MTPRAAPRGCCLLLLLCLLPCPRVRAGGDTALPGLSAASFLQDLLQRYGESQTLSLKQLKALLNRLDVGVGHGNVSQEPQRRLNLSRCFSSVELFAIHNLSEGSAVGHSEFKEFCPTILQQLESGACASEKLENEENEQTEESRPSSAEVWGYGFLCVTVISLCSLVGASVVPFMKKTFYKRLLLYFIALAIGTLYSNALFQLIPEAFGFNPQEDYYVSKSAVVFGGFYLFFFTEKVLKMLLKQKDQHHHGHSHYGPEALPSKKDQDEGVTEKLQNGDLDHMIPHITSELECKNPSGDEKVVVGSLSVQDLQASQSACYWLKEVRYSDIGTLAWMITLSDGLHNFIDGLAIGASFTVSVFQGISTSVAILCEEFPHELGDFVILLNAGMTIRQALFFNFISACCCYVGLAFGIVAGSHFSANWIFALAGGMFLYIALADMFPEMNEVSREDEQNGSALITFAIQNAGLLTGFTIMVLLTMYSGQIQIG, from the exons ATGACCCCCCGCGCAgccccccggggctgctgcctgctgctgctgctctgcctgctcccctgcccgcgGGTCCGGGCCGGCGGGGACACCGCGCTCCCCGGGCTCTCCGCAGCCTCCTTCCTGCAGGATCTCCTCCAGCGCTACGGCGAGAGCCAAACCCTCAGCCTCAAGCAGCTCAAGGCGCTGCTGAACCGCCTGGACGTGGGGGTGGGACATGGAAACGTCTCCCAGGAGCCGCAGCGGCGCCTGAACCTCTCCCGG TGCTTCAGCTCCGTGGAGCTTTTCGCCATCCACAACCTGAGCGAGGGCTCAGCCGTGGGGCACAGCGAGTTCAAGGAGTTCTGCCCCAccatcctgcagcagctggagtcGGGGGCCTGCGCCTCCGAGAAGCTGGAAAACGAGGAAAACGAGCAGACGGAGGAGAGCAGACCCAGCTCGGCTGAAG TCTGGGGTTACGGTTTCCTCTGCGTCACCGTCATCTCCCTCTGCTCGCTGGTGGGAGCCAGCGTGGTGCCCTTCATGAAGAAGACCTTTTACAAGCGGCTGCTCCTCTACTTCATAGCTCTGGCGATTGGAACTCTCTACTCCAACGCCCTCTTCCAGCTCATTCCCGAG GCGTTCGGATTTAACCCTCAAGAAGATTATTACGTTTCCAAATCCGCCGTGGTGTTCGGGggcttctacctcttcttcttcacCGAGAAGGTCCTGAAGATGCTCCTGAAGCAGAAGGACCAG CATCACCACGGGCACAGCCACTACGGCCCCGAGGCTCTGCCGTCCAAGAAGGACCAGGACGAAGGGGTGACCGAAAAGCTGCAGAATGGGGACCTGGACCATATGATCCCCCACATAACCAGCGAGCTGGAGTGCAAGAACCCGTCCGGGGATGAGAAGGTTGTGGTGGGCTCCCTGTCTGTCCAG GACCTCCAAGCCTCCCAGAGCGCATGCTACTGGCTGAAGGAGGTGCGGTACTCAGACATCGGCACGCTGGCGTGGATGATCACCCTCAGCGACGGCCTCCACAACTTCATCGACGGCTTGGCCATCGGGGCGTCCTTCACCGTGTCCGTCTTCCAAGGGATCAGCACGTCCGTGGCCATCCTCTGCGAGGAGTTCCCGCACGAGCTGG GGGACTTTGTCATCCTGCTGAACGCTGGGATGACCATCCGCCAAGCGCTGTTCTTCAACTTCATCTCCGCCTGCTGTTGCTATGTGGGTTTGGCCTTTGGCATCGTGGCCGGCAGCCACTTCTCCGCCAACTGGATCTTCGCTCTGGCCGGAGGGATGTTTCTGTACATCGCGCTGGCTGACATG TTCCCCGAGATGAATGAGGTGAGCCGGGAGGACGAGCAGAACGGCAGTGCGCTCATCACCTTCGCCATCCAGAATGCGGGGCTGCTGACGGGCTTCACCATCATGGTGCTGCTCACCATGTACTCCGGCCAGATCCAGATCGGGTAG